Proteins encoded in a region of the Pigmentiphaga litoralis genome:
- a CDS encoding SDR family oxidoreductase, with protein sequence MESLHDKVAIVTGSTSGIGADIARALREAGCRVVLAGIDDEAGHTMAATFDDGAIYQHTDVTVDADIDACVAAAMSAYGRLDILVNNACIYADKGIASTREEWLSTLNVNLVSGAMFVQKAVPFMTQPGGVIINLGSTGGKFGAAQRALYPASKAGILQLTRNEAVTLAPQGIRVLSVSPGWTWSPTLASLAGTMEHADAVAAPFHPVGRAGRGDDVGQVVAFLCSDGARFMTGVDVPVDGGFSSLGPDQGLSPRHWFALAAKAEVEKT encoded by the coding sequence ATTGAATCCCTGCACGACAAGGTCGCGATCGTGACCGGCTCCACCAGTGGCATTGGTGCGGACATTGCCCGCGCGCTGCGCGAGGCCGGCTGCCGGGTGGTTCTCGCCGGGATCGATGACGAAGCCGGTCATACCATGGCCGCGACGTTCGATGACGGGGCCATCTATCAGCACACTGACGTTACGGTGGATGCCGACATCGACGCCTGTGTGGCCGCGGCGATGTCGGCTTATGGCCGCCTGGACATCCTGGTGAACAACGCCTGCATCTATGCCGACAAGGGTATCGCGTCGACTCGCGAAGAATGGTTGAGCACGCTCAATGTGAACCTGGTCAGCGGCGCGATGTTCGTGCAGAAGGCGGTGCCCTTCATGACACAGCCGGGTGGCGTCATCATCAACCTGGGCAGCACCGGCGGCAAGTTTGGCGCGGCGCAACGCGCGCTGTACCCCGCCAGCAAGGCCGGCATTCTGCAATTGACGCGCAATGAAGCCGTGACCCTGGCGCCGCAGGGCATCCGGGTGCTGTCGGTATCGCCGGGCTGGACGTGGTCGCCCACGCTGGCGTCGTTGGCCGGCACGATGGAACATGCTGATGCGGTGGCTGCGCCGTTCCATCCGGTGGGCCGCGCGGGGCGCGGGGACGATGTGGGGCAAGTGGTCGCGTTTCTGTGCAGTGACGGCGCACGCTTCATGACGGGCGTGGATGTTCCGGTGGATGGCGGGTTTTCGTCGCTGGGGCCGGATCAGGGACTGTCGCCGCGGCACTGGTTTGCGTTGGCGGCGAAGGCGGAAGTCGAAAAGACATAA
- the prpE gene encoding propionate--CoA ligase — MAGYVALHQQSINDPEGFWGDRATRIDWHVPPGRILDADRLPFTQWFVGGRTNLCHNAIDRHLPERANDTALIYVSTETGIETRYTFAELHAEVNRFAAIMQSLGVTQRHRVLIYLPMIPEAAFAMLACARIGAIHSVVFGGFASVALASRIDDATPTLIISADAGSRAGKILPYKPLLDEAIALCRQPPKHVLLVDRGLADMARTPGRDVDYAPLRTQYMDAQVPCVWLDSNFPSYILYTSGTTGKPKGIVRDVGGYAVALATAMDLIFQGRPGDVMFTASDIGWVVGHSFIVYGPLIQGVTTLMYEGTPIRPDGAIWWRLVEQYGVTQLFTAPTAIRVLKKQDPETLKRHDLSSLRTLFLAGEPLDEPTATWIADAIGKPVVDNYWQTESGWPMLAIARGIEDLPIKFGSPGLPVVGYDLRVVDETTGETCPPGVKGVVAVAAPLPPGCMISIWHDDARYVSTYWSGFEGKMLYSSFDWGVQDEDGYVFILGRTDDVINVAGHRLGTREIEESLSSHASIAEVAVVGVADTLKGQVALAFAIVRNADVIATTDARFALEGELMRTVEHQLGALARPSRVIFVPVLPKTRSGKLLRRAIQAVAEGRDPGDLTTIEDTTALDQLKDAMQMS, encoded by the coding sequence GTGGCGGGTTATGTTGCGCTTCATCAGCAATCCATCAACGATCCGGAAGGCTTCTGGGGCGACCGGGCCACCCGCATCGACTGGCACGTGCCGCCCGGCCGCATTCTGGATGCCGACCGGCTGCCGTTCACACAGTGGTTCGTGGGCGGCCGCACCAATCTCTGCCATAACGCGATCGACCGCCACCTGCCCGAGCGGGCGAACGACACGGCGCTGATCTATGTGTCGACCGAAACGGGCATCGAAACCCGCTACACCTTTGCCGAACTGCATGCCGAAGTGAACCGCTTTGCCGCGATCATGCAGTCGCTGGGCGTCACGCAGCGGCATCGGGTGCTGATCTACCTGCCCATGATCCCCGAAGCGGCGTTCGCCATGCTGGCCTGCGCGCGGATCGGCGCGATCCATTCGGTGGTGTTCGGCGGCTTTGCATCGGTGGCGCTGGCATCGCGGATCGATGACGCAACGCCAACGCTGATCATCTCTGCCGACGCCGGGTCGCGCGCGGGCAAGATCCTGCCGTACAAGCCGCTGCTGGACGAGGCGATCGCGCTCTGCCGCCAGCCGCCCAAACACGTCCTGCTGGTGGACCGCGGCCTGGCCGACATGGCGCGCACGCCCGGCCGCGACGTGGACTACGCACCGCTGCGCACGCAATACATGGACGCGCAGGTGCCCTGCGTCTGGCTCGACTCCAACTTTCCGTCCTACATCCTGTACACGTCGGGCACGACCGGCAAACCCAAAGGCATCGTGCGCGACGTGGGTGGCTATGCGGTGGCGCTGGCCACGGCCATGGACCTGATCTTTCAGGGCCGGCCGGGCGATGTCATGTTCACTGCGTCCGACATCGGCTGGGTGGTCGGCCACAGCTTCATTGTGTACGGCCCGCTGATCCAGGGCGTGACCACGCTGATGTACGAAGGCACGCCGATCCGGCCCGACGGCGCGATCTGGTGGCGGCTGGTCGAGCAGTATGGCGTGACGCAGCTCTTTACCGCGCCCACAGCCATCCGTGTACTGAAAAAACAGGACCCCGAAACGCTGAAGCGGCACGACCTGTCCAGCCTGCGCACGCTGTTCCTGGCCGGCGAACCGCTGGACGAGCCCACCGCCACCTGGATCGCCGACGCCATCGGCAAGCCCGTGGTCGATAACTACTGGCAGACCGAAAGCGGCTGGCCCATGCTCGCCATTGCCCGCGGCATTGAAGACCTGCCGATCAAGTTTGGATCCCCCGGCCTGCCCGTGGTGGGCTACGACCTGCGCGTGGTGGACGAAACGACCGGCGAGACCTGCCCGCCCGGCGTCAAAGGCGTCGTGGCCGTGGCCGCCCCCCTGCCGCCGGGCTGCATGATCAGCATCTGGCACGACGACGCGCGCTATGTGTCGACCTACTGGTCGGGCTTCGAAGGCAAGATGCTGTATTCCAGTTTCGACTGGGGCGTGCAGGACGAAGACGGCTATGTCTTCATCCTGGGCCGCACCGACGACGTGATCAACGTGGCCGGCCACCGCCTGGGCACGCGGGAGATCGAAGAAAGCCTGTCCAGCCACGCTTCCATTGCCGAAGTGGCCGTGGTCGGCGTGGCCGATACCCTGAAGGGCCAGGTGGCCCTGGCCTTTGCCATCGTCCGCAATGCCGACGTGATCGCCACGACCGATGCACGCTTTGCATTGGAAGGCGAATTGATGCGCACGGTGGAACACCAGCTGGGCGCCCTCGCCCGGCCCAGCCGCGTCATCTTCGTGCCGGTGCTGCCCAAAACCCGATCAGGCAAGCTGCTGCGCCGCGCGATCCAGGCCGTGGCCGAAGGCCGCGATCCGGGGGATCTGACGACGATCGAGGACACGACGGCGCTCGATCAACTGAAGGATGCGATGCAGATGTCGTGA
- a CDS encoding cysteine hydrolase family protein, with amino-acid sequence MTAPMTAVPMPSPASRTVVLAVHYQNDVLHRDGKVRVGLSADMDDERARVVERASALLDGARARGMAVVSARAAYREDGADVIQNCAIFRNVVSSGVLRDGTWGCAFHDGLGPVDGEFVVKHTRVNAFYGSPLEEVLRLLGATRLIIAGISTHSAVEHAARHAADIGFDVIVAEDACCSATRATHEASLASMSLIATIMTTADAVAVLAEESARARH; translated from the coding sequence ATGACAGCGCCGATGACCGCGGTGCCGATGCCGTCCCCCGCTTCCCGCACCGTCGTGCTGGCGGTGCACTATCAGAACGACGTGCTGCATCGTGACGGCAAGGTGCGCGTGGGCTTGAGCGCGGACATGGATGACGAACGCGCCCGCGTGGTCGAGCGGGCCAGTGCCCTGCTGGACGGCGCCCGCGCTCGCGGCATGGCCGTGGTGTCGGCGCGCGCGGCCTACCGTGAAGACGGGGCGGACGTGATCCAGAACTGCGCCATCTTCCGCAACGTGGTGAGCAGCGGCGTGCTGCGTGATGGCACGTGGGGCTGCGCCTTTCATGACGGATTGGGGCCGGTCGATGGCGAGTTCGTCGTCAAGCACACGCGCGTCAATGCGTTCTATGGATCGCCGCTGGAAGAAGTGCTGCGGCTGCTGGGCGCGACGCGCCTGATCATCGCGGGAATCTCCACGCATTCCGCGGTGGAACACGCCGCGCGCCATGCCGCCGATATCGGCTTTGACGTGATCGTGGCCGAAGACGCGTGCTGTTCCGCCACCCGCGCGACGCATGAGGCATCGCTGGCCAGCATGTCCTTGATCGCCACCATCATGACCACGGCCGACGCCGTGGCCGTGCTTGCCGAGGAGTCCGCCCGTGCCCGCCATTGA
- a CDS encoding TetR/AcrR family transcriptional regulator: protein MNTLASPLPKGRPREFDPEQVVQGAMDIFWSNGYQGTSLPDLLQATGLSRSSLYAAFGDKHGLFLLALDRYIANALARIDQEMDGQRDPWDGLRLFLSGYVQRNSGAKGRKGCLVVATAMELAGKDADVEKRIRGFFQAVEGRLADTFERARGQGTLADGLAPRDAARMLLAMVEGLRVIAKTGVDGKVWQASVDALLGRLIR from the coding sequence ATGAACACCCTGGCTTCCCCGCTGCCAAAAGGCCGCCCCCGCGAATTCGATCCCGAGCAGGTCGTGCAGGGCGCCATGGACATTTTCTGGTCCAACGGCTACCAGGGCACGTCGCTGCCCGATCTGTTGCAGGCAACCGGCCTGTCGCGCAGCAGCCTGTATGCCGCGTTTGGCGACAAGCACGGGCTGTTTCTGCTCGCGCTGGATCGCTACATCGCCAACGCGTTGGCGCGTATCGATCAGGAAATGGATGGGCAGCGCGATCCGTGGGACGGGCTGCGGCTGTTCCTGTCCGGCTACGTGCAGCGGAACAGTGGGGCCAAGGGACGCAAGGGCTGCCTGGTGGTTGCGACCGCGATGGAGCTGGCGGGCAAGGACGCCGACGTGGAAAAGCGCATTCGCGGGTTCTTCCAGGCGGTGGAAGGGCGGCTGGCCGATACATTTGAACGGGCGCGCGGGCAGGGCACTTTGGCCGATGGCTTGGCGCCGCGCGATGCCGCGCGCATGTTGCTGGCGATGGTCGAAGGGCTGCGGGTGATTGCCAAGACAGGTGTGGATGGCAAGGTCTGGCAGGCGAGTGTGGACGCGTTGCTGGGGCGGTTGATCAGGTAA
- the metH gene encoding methionine synthase, with amino-acid sequence MSFPTLPYPPESYTRGAEFARLLTQRILILDGAMGTMIQQVKLGEADYRGARFAAHGKDVKGNNELLSLTRPDVIKTIHEDYLRAGADVIETNTFGATSIAQGDYDLPELAYELNVESARLARAACDLFSTPERPRFVAGALGPQPKTASISPDVNDPAARNVTFDELHDAYVEQLNGLIDGGIDLVLIETVFDTLNAKAAVFAVEDVFEQRGIRLPVMISGTVTDASGRILSGQTVEAFWNSMRHARPITIGLNCALGAALMRPYVAELAKICDTFVCVYPNAGLPNPLSDTGFDETPEDTSRLLEEFARSGFVNMVGGCCGTTPEHIAAIANKVGKLPLRAVPDVPRKMRLSGLEALNIDETSLFVNVGERTNVTGSKMFARLIREEKFDEALTVARQQVENGAQIIDINMDEAMLDSQASMARFLNLIASEPDISRVPVMIDSSKWSVIEAGLKCVQGKPVVNSISMKEGEEPFLRQARLCRRYGAAVVVMAFDEQGQADTLERRKVICERAYRLLVDEVGFPPEDIIFDPNVFAIATGIDEHNHYAVDFIEGTKWIRENLPYAKISGGISNVSFSFRGNEPMREAIHTVFLYYAIREGLTMGIVNAGQLGVYANLDPVLRDLVEDVVLDRPEPVGRKDPADDRTPTERLVQFADQVKSSGVKREEDLAWRDAPFGDRLSHALVHGINTYITQDTEDARQAIEARGGRPIEVIEGPLMDGMNVVGDLFGSGKMFLPQVVKSARVMKQAVAHLIPYIEEEKRQIEAAGGDVRAKGKIVIATVKGDVHDIGKNIVSVVLQCNNFEVVNMGVMVPAAEILARAKAENADIVGLSGLITPSLEEMAYVAAEMQRDDYFRSRNTPLLIGGATTSRVHTAVKIAPHYEGPVIYVTDASRSVGVAQNLVSETANAFLDDLKVEYARVREQYANRKATPLITLEQARANKPPIDWNGYVPRQPKFIGRRLFKNFDLAEIAQYIDWQPFFQTWDLHGPFPAILTDPVVGDSATKVFADGQALLKRVIDGRWLTANAIVSFYPANTVNDDDIEVYTDESRTETLFTWNNLRQQTVKREGVDNKCLADFIAPKSTGIKDYIGMFAVTAGLGIEKWEAQFEKDNDDYTSIMLKAIADRLAEAFAECMHVRVRQDLWGYVPDEALNNEALIREEYVGIRPAPGYPACPEHTVKRAMFDVLDANDIGMVLTDSYAMHPASSVSGFYFSHPQSQYFAVGKIGDDQVEDYARRSGRSEDDLRRALMPNLH; translated from the coding sequence ATGTCCTTCCCTACGCTGCCCTATCCGCCCGAGTCTTACACCCGGGGCGCCGAATTCGCTCGTTTGCTGACGCAGCGCATCCTGATCCTGGATGGCGCCATGGGAACCATGATCCAGCAGGTCAAACTGGGCGAGGCCGACTATCGCGGCGCGCGGTTCGCCGCGCATGGCAAGGACGTCAAGGGCAACAACGAACTGCTCAGCCTGACGCGGCCCGACGTGATCAAGACGATCCACGAAGACTACCTGCGTGCAGGCGCCGACGTGATCGAGACCAATACTTTCGGCGCGACCAGCATCGCCCAGGGCGATTACGACCTGCCCGAACTGGCCTACGAGCTGAACGTGGAATCGGCGCGGCTGGCGCGCGCGGCCTGTGATCTGTTTTCCACGCCCGAGCGTCCGCGCTTCGTGGCGGGGGCCTTGGGCCCGCAGCCCAAGACGGCGTCCATTTCCCCCGACGTGAACGACCCGGCGGCGCGCAACGTCACCTTCGACGAACTGCACGACGCCTACGTCGAGCAACTGAACGGCCTGATCGACGGCGGCATCGACCTCGTGCTGATCGAGACCGTGTTCGACACCCTGAATGCCAAGGCCGCCGTGTTTGCGGTCGAAGACGTGTTCGAGCAACGCGGCATCCGCCTGCCCGTCATGATCTCGGGCACGGTCACCGATGCATCCGGCCGGATCCTGTCGGGCCAGACGGTCGAAGCCTTCTGGAATTCGATGCGCCACGCCCGGCCCATCACCATCGGACTGAACTGCGCCCTGGGCGCGGCCCTGATGCGGCCGTACGTGGCCGAGCTGGCCAAGATCTGCGACACCTTTGTGTGCGTGTACCCCAACGCCGGCCTGCCCAATCCGCTCAGCGACACCGGCTTTGACGAGACGCCGGAAGACACGTCACGCCTGCTCGAAGAATTCGCGCGGTCGGGCTTCGTCAACATGGTCGGCGGCTGCTGCGGCACGACGCCCGAACACATTGCGGCCATCGCCAACAAGGTCGGCAAGCTGCCTTTGCGTGCGGTGCCCGACGTACCGCGCAAGATGCGCCTGTCGGGCCTGGAAGCGCTCAACATCGACGAGACCAGTCTGTTCGTGAACGTGGGTGAACGCACCAACGTGACGGGCAGCAAGATGTTCGCGCGCCTGATCCGCGAAGAAAAGTTCGACGAGGCGCTGACGGTGGCGCGCCAGCAGGTTGAAAACGGCGCGCAGATCATCGACATCAACATGGACGAGGCCATGCTGGATTCGCAGGCCAGCATGGCGCGTTTCCTGAACCTGATCGCGTCCGAGCCGGATATCTCACGCGTGCCGGTCATGATCGACAGCAGCAAGTGGAGCGTGATCGAAGCCGGGCTCAAGTGCGTGCAGGGCAAGCCGGTCGTCAACTCCATTTCCATGAAGGAAGGCGAAGAGCCCTTCCTGCGCCAGGCGCGCCTGTGCCGCCGTTACGGCGCGGCCGTCGTCGTCATGGCATTTGACGAACAGGGCCAGGCCGACACGCTGGAACGCCGCAAGGTCATCTGCGAACGGGCCTACCGCCTGCTCGTTGATGAAGTCGGCTTTCCGCCCGAAGACATCATCTTCGACCCCAACGTGTTCGCCATCGCGACCGGGATCGATGAACACAATCACTACGCCGTCGACTTCATCGAAGGCACGAAGTGGATCCGCGAGAACCTGCCCTACGCCAAGATTTCGGGCGGCATTTCCAACGTCAGCTTCTCGTTCCGCGGCAACGAGCCGATGCGCGAAGCCATCCACACCGTGTTCCTGTACTACGCGATCCGCGAAGGCCTGACGATGGGTATCGTCAACGCCGGCCAGCTGGGCGTGTATGCCAACCTGGATCCGGTGCTGCGTGACCTGGTCGAAGACGTGGTGCTGGATCGCCCGGAACCGGTCGGCCGCAAAGACCCCGCCGACGACCGTACGCCCACCGAACGGCTCGTGCAGTTTGCCGACCAGGTCAAGAGTTCGGGCGTCAAGCGCGAAGAAGACCTGGCCTGGCGTGACGCGCCGTTTGGCGATCGCCTGTCGCATGCGCTGGTGCACGGCATCAACACCTACATCACGCAAGACACCGAAGACGCGCGGCAAGCCATCGAAGCCCGGGGCGGACGGCCGATCGAAGTGATCGAAGGACCGTTGATGGACGGCATGAACGTGGTCGGCGACCTGTTCGGCTCGGGCAAGATGTTCCTCCCGCAGGTGGTGAAATCGGCGCGGGTGATGAAGCAGGCCGTGGCCCACCTGATCCCGTACATCGAAGAAGAAAAACGCCAGATCGAAGCGGCTGGCGGCGACGTGCGCGCCAAGGGCAAGATCGTGATCGCGACCGTGAAGGGCGACGTGCACGACATCGGCAAGAACATTGTCAGCGTCGTGCTCCAGTGCAACAACTTTGAAGTCGTGAACATGGGCGTGATGGTGCCCGCCGCCGAGATCCTGGCGCGTGCCAAGGCCGAAAATGCCGACATCGTCGGACTGTCCGGCCTGATCACGCCCAGCCTGGAAGAGATGGCCTATGTGGCGGCCGAAATGCAGCGCGATGACTACTTCCGCAGCCGCAACACGCCGCTATTGATCGGCGGCGCCACCACCAGCCGTGTGCACACGGCGGTCAAGATCGCGCCGCATTACGAAGGCCCGGTCATCTACGTGACCGACGCATCGCGCTCGGTCGGGGTCGCGCAGAACCTGGTGTCCGAAACGGCCAACGCCTTCCTGGACGACCTCAAGGTGGAATACGCGCGGGTGCGCGAGCAGTACGCCAACCGCAAGGCCACGCCGCTGATCACGCTGGAACAGGCGCGCGCCAACAAGCCGCCGATCGACTGGAACGGCTATGTGCCGCGCCAGCCCAAGTTCATTGGCCGCCGGTTGTTCAAGAATTTCGACCTGGCGGAGATCGCGCAGTACATCGACTGGCAGCCCTTCTTCCAGACGTGGGACCTGCACGGCCCGTTCCCCGCGATCCTGACCGACCCTGTCGTGGGCGACTCGGCCACCAAGGTGTTTGCCGACGGCCAGGCGCTGCTCAAGCGCGTGATCGACGGCCGCTGGTTGACGGCCAATGCGATCGTGTCCTTCTATCCGGCCAACACGGTCAACGATGACGATATCGAGGTCTACACCGACGAATCGCGCACCGAGACCCTGTTCACCTGGAACAACCTGCGTCAGCAGACCGTCAAGCGCGAAGGGGTCGACAACAAGTGCCTGGCCGACTTCATCGCGCCCAAATCCACCGGCATCAAGGACTACATCGGCATGTTCGCCGTGACCGCCGGCCTGGGCATCGAAAAGTGGGAAGCGCAGTTCGAGAAAGACAACGACGACTACACGAGCATCATGCTCAAGGCGATTGCAGACCGTCTGGCCGAAGCCTTTGCCGAATGCATGCACGTGCGCGTGCGCCAGGACCTGTGGGGCTACGTGCCCGACGAGGCCCTGAACAACGAGGCGCTGATCCGCGAAGAATACGTCGGCATCCGGCCCGCGCCGGGCTACCCGGCCTGCCCGGAACACACCGTCAAGCGCGCCATGTTCGACGTGCTGGACGCCAACGACATCGGCATGGTGCTGACCGACAGCTACGCCATGCACCCGGCGTCGTCCGTCTCAGGCTTCTACTTCAGCCATCCGCAGTCGCAATACTTTGCGGTCGGCAAGATCGGCGACGACCAGGTCGAGGACTACGCGCGGCGCAGCGGCCGGTCGGAAGACGACCTGCGCCGGGCCCTGATGCCCAACCTGCATTGA
- a CDS encoding aromatic-ring-hydroxylating dioxygenase subunit beta: MKFPLASFDALTAADLPRDDVTAIEQYLYREARLLDEDRWDDWLALFSDDGMYWAPLAAGQADPLGHVSLFWENALLREVRVKRITNPRNWSQQPRSRCARVVGNVMVDGRDPDTGDLVVSSRFHFAEWRKGGEHRSLAGSCRHHLIQDGASYRIRLKRVDLINSEAVHDLLQVFI, translated from the coding sequence ATGAAATTTCCCCTTGCTTCCTTTGATGCGCTAACGGCCGCCGACCTGCCCCGTGATGACGTGACGGCGATCGAGCAATACCTGTATCGCGAGGCCCGCCTGCTGGACGAAGACCGGTGGGACGACTGGCTGGCGCTGTTTTCGGACGACGGCATGTACTGGGCGCCGCTGGCCGCGGGCCAGGCCGACCCGTTGGGCCATGTCTCCTTGTTCTGGGAAAACGCCTTGCTGCGCGAAGTGCGCGTCAAGCGCATCACCAACCCGCGCAACTGGTCGCAGCAACCGCGCTCGCGGTGCGCGCGGGTCGTGGGCAACGTGATGGTGGATGGGCGGGATCCGGACACCGGCGACCTGGTGGTGAGTTCGCGTTTCCACTTTGCCGAGTGGCGCAAGGGCGGTGAACATCGTTCCCTGGCGGGGTCGTGCCGTCATCATCTGATCCAGGACGGCGCAAGCTACCGCATTCGCCTGAAGCGTGTCGACCTGATCAACAGCGAGGCAGTGCACGACCTGCTGCAGGTGTTCATCTGA
- a CDS encoding DMT family transporter — translation MSPLQILCAILVPLLWGCQFVVIKIAVADFPPLFLLALRFTAIAAVLLPFAGLPRRQERKPVLWISLFMGGLNFSFAFIGLAHGAASVAGVAMQLTTPFAVLLAWPMLGEKLSWRVITGIAIAFVGVVLTAAGPGPVAILPVLLITGSALSLAIGSILVKRSGPFEPMKLLAWMSVLTVPQVLLMSLLFECGQLASLHTATAPGWMALLYTIALGGIAGFGIWFWLIARCSIARVAPYALLQTVFAVASGVLFLHEPLTATLVIGMLACIVGVAMTQRPARASRPAAEK, via the coding sequence ATGTCACCCTTGCAGATTCTTTGCGCCATCCTGGTTCCCTTGCTGTGGGGCTGCCAGTTCGTCGTCATTAAGATCGCAGTCGCGGATTTCCCGCCGCTATTCCTGCTGGCCCTGCGGTTCACGGCGATCGCGGCGGTGCTGCTGCCCTTTGCCGGCCTGCCGCGCAGACAAGAACGGAAGCCGGTCCTGTGGATTTCACTGTTCATGGGCGGCCTGAACTTTTCGTTTGCGTTCATCGGCCTGGCGCATGGCGCGGCCAGCGTGGCAGGCGTCGCCATGCAGCTGACGACACCATTTGCCGTGCTGCTGGCCTGGCCCATGCTGGGCGAAAAGCTGTCCTGGCGGGTGATCACCGGGATCGCCATCGCCTTCGTGGGCGTGGTGTTGACCGCGGCAGGTCCGGGGCCGGTCGCGATTCTGCCCGTGCTGCTGATCACCGGATCGGCGCTGTCCCTGGCGATCGGCAGCATTCTGGTGAAGCGGTCAGGCCCGTTCGAACCCATGAAGCTGTTGGCCTGGATGTCGGTGCTGACCGTGCCGCAAGTGCTGCTGATGTCCCTGCTGTTCGAATGCGGGCAGCTCGCATCCCTGCACACCGCGACCGCGCCGGGCTGGATGGCCTTGCTCTACACGATCGCGCTGGGCGGCATTGCCGGCTTCGGCATCTGGTTCTGGCTGATCGCCCGGTGTTCGATTGCACGGGTCGCACCGTATGCCTTGCTGCAGACCGTGTTCGCGGTCGCGTCAGGGGTGCTGTTCCTGCATGAGCCGCTGACCGCGACGCTGGTCATCGGCATGCTGGCGTGCATCGTGGGCGTGGCCATGACGCAGCGGCCGGCGCGGGCGAGTCGGCCAGCGGCGGAAAAATGA
- a CDS encoding aromatic ring-hydroxylating dioxygenase subunit alpha yields the protein MTQATSPLQDADLDALVRPDKVHRKVYVDPDIFALEMERIYGHIWIYIGHDSQVPYTGDYVASQIAGHQVVMVRGADDSVNVVYNRCPHKGAMLVPEGTGNTRKLFRCPYHGWTFHLDGTMMTAPLKNGYEGTCFDPANPEFHMTKLARVERYRGFVFASMAAEGPTLKEFLGGAITSIDNLCDRSPVGEVEVAGGVFRVMQQSNWKVFYENLHDTMHPMVTHESSVVAARQQYRALPEGSPMPLELLVMDGNGEPYPFWESLELRGFDNGHGYMEAIFNPNAGNDPVMQEYKAAMHAAYGEARTAEILGMNRHNTVIYGSGSPHTVFQQFRVIRPVAVDRTLIEIYTFRLKGAPPAVFERALLYANVINSPSSNVMPDDIEVYNRVQLGNQNKVGGEWVSMHRYHGTDRKLDDGSVSINGTSELPMRNQFAAWRRYMLAGDAA from the coding sequence ATGACACAAGCGACTTCGCCGCTGCAGGACGCCGACCTGGACGCGCTGGTACGGCCCGACAAGGTGCACCGCAAGGTATATGTCGACCCCGACATCTTTGCGCTGGAGATGGAACGCATCTACGGCCATATCTGGATCTACATCGGCCATGACAGCCAGGTGCCCTACACCGGCGACTATGTGGCGAGCCAGATCGCCGGGCACCAGGTGGTGATGGTGCGCGGCGCCGATGACAGCGTGAACGTGGTCTACAACCGTTGCCCGCACAAGGGCGCGATGCTGGTGCCGGAAGGCACGGGCAATACCCGCAAGCTGTTCCGTTGCCCCTATCACGGGTGGACCTTCCACCTGGACGGCACGATGATGACGGCGCCGCTCAAGAACGGGTATGAAGGCACGTGCTTTGATCCGGCCAATCCCGAGTTCCACATGACCAAGCTGGCGCGTGTCGAACGCTACCGCGGCTTCGTATTTGCAAGCATGGCCGCCGAAGGCCCGACGCTGAAGGAATTCCTGGGCGGCGCGATCACGTCGATCGACAACCTGTGCGACCGGTCACCGGTGGGTGAAGTGGAAGTGGCCGGCGGCGTGTTCCGCGTGATGCAGCAGTCGAACTGGAAGGTGTTCTACGAGAACCTGCACGACACCATGCACCCGATGGTGACGCACGAATCGTCGGTGGTGGCGGCGCGCCAGCAGTACCGCGCCTTGCCCGAAGGGTCGCCCATGCCGCTGGAATTGCTGGTCATGGACGGCAATGGCGAGCCGTATCCCTTCTGGGAAAGCCTGGAGCTGCGCGGCTTTGACAACGGCCACGGCTACATGGAAGCCATCTTCAACCCCAACGCGGGGAACGACCCGGTCATGCAGGAATACAAGGCGGCGATGCATGCCGCCTATGGTGAAGCGCGCACGGCCGAGATCCTGGGCATGAACCGCCACAACACGGTGATCTACGGCAGCGGATCGCCCCACACCGTGTTCCAGCAGTTCCGTGTGATCCGCCCGGTGGCCGTCGACCGCACCTTGATAGAGATCTACACATTCCGCCTGAAGGGCGCGCCACCTGCCGTGTTCGAACGGGCGCTGCTGTACGCCAACGTGATCAATTCGCCGTCGTCCAACGTGATGCCCGACGACATCGAGGTCTACAACCGCGTGCAGCTGGGGAACCAGAACAAGGTGGGCGGCGAGTGGGTCAGCATGCACCGCTACCACGGTACGGATCGCAAGCTGGACGATGGATCGGTGTCGATCAATGGCACCAGTGAATTGCCGATGCGCAACCAGTTCGCCGCATGGCGGCGCTACATGCTTGCCGGAGACGCCGCATGA